In a genomic window of Thermus albus:
- a CDS encoding aminotransferase class I/II-fold pyridoxal phosphate-dependent enzyme, protein MEYETLAVLHGLPEDPYGAVGLPIYAVAAYGFKTLEEGARRFATGEGYVYARQKDPTAKALEDRLKALEGAMEAVVFASGQAATFAALMALLRPGDEVVAAKGLFGQTIGLFQQVLAPWGIRVRYVEPEPHRVREALTEGTRAIFVETMANPALIVPDLEGLASVAEEKGIALVVDNTFGAAGALAKPLRWGAHVVVQSLTKWASGHGSVLGGAVLVRETGIWQHYPQFLEPDARGQVPWEALGPRCYPERVRTLGLSLMGMALSPFNAYLLFQGLETVSLRVKRMSETALHLAEALRGHPKIQALRYPGLPQDPAYPMARKYLASGGPILTLDLGSEEAAGRFLGAIPLPKAANLGDARTLLVHPWTTTHSRLSEEGRLQAGVTPGLVRVSVGLEDAEDLVGWFRGALSFV, encoded by the coding sequence ATGGAGTACGAAACCTTGGCGGTGCTCCATGGCCTTCCGGAAGATCCGTATGGGGCGGTAGGGCTACCCATCTATGCCGTGGCCGCCTACGGGTTTAAGACCCTGGAGGAAGGGGCCAGGCGCTTTGCCACAGGGGAGGGCTACGTCTACGCCCGGCAGAAGGACCCCACGGCCAAGGCCTTGGAGGATAGGCTTAAAGCCCTTGAGGGAGCCATGGAGGCGGTGGTTTTTGCCTCGGGGCAGGCGGCCACGTTCGCTGCCCTAATGGCGCTTCTCCGTCCAGGGGATGAGGTAGTGGCGGCCAAGGGGCTTTTCGGCCAGACCATTGGCCTTTTCCAGCAGGTTTTGGCCCCTTGGGGGATACGGGTGCGCTATGTGGAGCCCGAGCCCCACCGGGTTCGCGAGGCCCTTACCGAGGGTACCCGGGCCATCTTCGTGGAAACCATGGCCAATCCTGCCCTGATCGTGCCGGACCTCGAGGGCCTGGCCTCCGTGGCCGAGGAGAAGGGGATCGCCTTGGTGGTGGACAACACCTTCGGTGCCGCAGGGGCGCTGGCCAAGCCCCTAAGGTGGGGAGCCCACGTGGTGGTACAAAGCCTCACCAAGTGGGCGAGCGGCCACGGCTCGGTGCTGGGGGGGGCGGTTTTGGTGCGGGAGACGGGGATCTGGCAGCACTACCCCCAGTTTCTAGAGCCCGATGCCCGGGGCCAGGTGCCCTGGGAGGCCTTGGGGCCTAGGTGCTACCCGGAAAGGGTGCGCACCCTGGGGCTTTCCCTTATGGGTATGGCCCTATCCCCCTTCAACGCCTACCTTCTCTTCCAGGGCCTGGAGACCGTGTCCCTCAGGGTAAAGCGGATGAGCGAAACGGCCCTGCATCTGGCGGAGGCTCTTAGGGGCCATCCCAAGATCCAAGCCCTTCGTTACCCTGGCTTGCCCCAGGACCCAGCCTACCCCATGGCCCGGAAGTACCTGGCCTCGGGGGGGCCCATACTCACCCTGGACCTGGGAAGTGAGGAGGCGGCAGGCCGCTTTTTAGGGGCCATTCCCTTGCCCAAGGCCGCCAACCTGGGGGATGCTCGCACCCTTCTCGTTCACCCGTGGACCACCACCCATAGCCGCCTGTCCGAGGAGGGCCGGCTACAGGCGGGGGTTACGCCTGGCCTGGTAAGGGTTTCCGTGGGGTTGGAGGACGCGGAGGACCTGGTGGGCTGGTTTAGGGGGGCCTTGTCCTTTGTTTAG